The following DNA comes from Sinorhizobium mexicanum.
CCGCCGCTCTACCACCAGCAACTCGCCTATCCGCTCAAGCAGTTTGCCGGCCGAGTACCGGCGGGTGGGCTATCAGAAGAACCGGGAGACGCGCGCCCATGATCGGCAGGCTCGAAGATATTCTTGGTAAGGTTTTCCTCATCCTTGTTTTCTTTTTCCTCGCACTGCGGCAGGTCGCCTCAATCGTCTCGATCATTCGGCTTCGCGGTAGCGTGGAATTCTGGCCGCTCGTCTTTTCTTCGCGATCGCTGGGCTTGCTGTTCTTGTGCTTGGTTATCGGCCTAACGGTGATCCGTCTGCCGCCACGGCAGAGCGCGGAGGGGATAGAGCCCCGACTGAGCGCGCTCGCGGGGACGTTTGGGCTGACGGTCCTCGTGGTGCTGCCACGCGGAACGATCGGACCGGGGGCATTGATCGCGTCGACCGTCCTGATCCTCATCGGTACGGCACTGTCGATCTACTGTCTCTTCTGGCTGGGGCGCTCGTTCTCGGCGATGGCGACGGCTCGCAAACTCGTTACCACCGGGCCTTATGCGATCGTTCGCCATCCTCTATATGCTGCGGAGGCAATTGGCGCCGTCGGGTTCCTGATCGCGAACTGGTCGCTGGCTGCGTTGCTGGTCGGTGTCGTCCACTTCGCATTTCAGTTCAGGCGGATGTTCAACGAGGAGCGCGTCTTGCAACGCACCTTCCCTGAATACGCCAGCTACGCCAGCAGCGTTCCCATGTTCATTCCAAGGCCGTCGACTCCCGTGGCGAGGGTAGGAAGATGAGAAGTCACTGATCTGGCGTTGGTCGGGAAACTTGTTATGCCCAGAACCGCGGCCCTTGCGGCCTTCCTGCTATCCCCCCGCAAGGGAAGGATCGGCCGGAGGCAACAGCCGCCGACGCAGACGTCGCGTTTGGTGGCGCATTCGAGCGCTTCCGGATTCTCATCACGAATCGGAATTCTTTTCGCTTCTCTTCGGCGTTTTTCCCGCGATATCAGTAACATGCGCGCGCTGATATTCATGCTGCGCCGGTTCGCAGTCAGCCTTGCCCTAGTCGTGCAGCACGATGATTATGTCGTAGACAGGCTCAAATGGCGTCGCAGCACGCTCTAATATCCGGCCAAACACCAACTAGGGTCGCACTCATGGCAGAGTTTCCGCAAAAGGCGAAGGTCGTAATCATTGGGCTCGGGGGCATCGTTGGCGCGTCGATCGCGCATCACCTGATCGAGCGTGGATGGGACGATATCGTCGGCATCGACAAATCCGGCATTCCGACCGACATCGGCTCGACGGCGCATGCCTCCGACTTCTGCTACACGACCAGCCACGACTTCCTGTCCTGCTGGACGACGCTCTACTCCATCGATTTCTACGAGAAGATGGGTCATTACGCCCGCGTCGGCGGCCTTGAAGTTGCCCGTGTCGGCGACGACGGCCGCATGGATGAGATCAAGCGCAAGGTCGCCTCCGGCAAGGCCTTCGGCACACGCGCGCGCCTCATCGAGCCGCCGGAGATCAAGGAGAAGTTTCCGCTGATCGAGGAAAGCATGGTGCAGGGCGGGCTCTGGGATCCGGACGCCGGCCTCGTCATCCCGCGCTCGCAAACCGTTGCCGGCAAGCTCGTCGACCAGGCTGTCACCGCCGGCAAGCTCCAGGCTTTTGCCAACACGCCGGCCCAATCCCTCATCGTCAAGGACGGCCGCATCAAGGGCGTGGTCACGCACCGCGGCACGATCGAGGCCGATTACGTCATCGTCTGCGCCGGGCTCTGGGGCCGGCTGATCGCGGAAATGGTGGGTGAGGAACTGCCGGTCATGCCGGTCGACCACCCGCTCACCTTCTTCGGCCCCTACAACGAATTCGAAGGAACCGGCAAGGAGATCGGCTGGCCGCTTTTGCGCGACCAGGGCAACTCCGCCTATATGCGCGACACCGGCGATCCCAAGACCGCCGAGGGCGGTCAGATCGA
Coding sequences within:
- a CDS encoding methyltransferase family protein, coding for MIGRLEDILGKVFLILVFFFLALRQVASIVSIIRLRGSVEFWPLVFSSRSLGLLFLCLVIGLTVIRLPPRQSAEGIEPRLSALAGTFGLTVLVVLPRGTIGPGALIASTVLILIGTALSIYCLFWLGRSFSAMATARKLVTTGPYAIVRHPLYAAEAIGAVGFLIANWSLAALLVGVVHFAFQFRRMFNEERVLQRTFPEYASYASSVPMFIPRPSTPVARVGR